The DNA region TATTCTTCCCGCAGCCAAACTTCCCGGAAACCCGCATTGTAGAGCCGTTCCCCCACGCCCTGCATCTCAAAGCCCCGAATCCAGGGAATGAGTACCCGGGTCATGGTGCCCTGTTGTTCAAAGACCGGGCTGAACCCGGCGTTTAACAGGCGGTCAAAAACCTCCTGGGCGTTTATCCGGGCTTTGAAGGAGCCTACCTGGACCCGGTACACCGTGTTATCACGGGCGCCTGGCATATGGGGTATCACCTTGACTGCGGGACCTTGACGGGGTGGCGGGGGGGCCAGAGTCGGAGCAGGCGCATAGGCCGGCGGGGCCGGAACTTGGGCCGGGCCGTTTACCCTGGGCCGTTCAATCCCTGAAATCCAGGGTGCGGCCAGTTCCGGCAGCAGGGGATCAGTGGGTATAGGCCGGGGAATAAAGGGTTCCTGCTCCCAAGGGGGAACAATGGGTTCAATTTCTGAGGTTGGGGTTATTCCGGACGGTGCCGGGGAGGCTGCGGCAGGGATCGGCACGGAAGCCACCGGGGGCGGGGGAAGGGTATCAGAAGCAGCCGGCTCAGATGTTGCAGCTACTGGCTCCGGGGCATCTGTAGGCCCCGGGGTGACAGCAGCCACAGGCGCCGCTGGGGTAGTTACCCCAGGCGCGGGTATTGTAGCCGATGTTGGCGCAACAGCTACAGGCGCCGCCGGGACAGTTGCCCCAGGCGCGGGTGTGGCAGCCGGTGTTACCGCCGCAGTAGCTGTTGCTGCTACAGGCGCCGCAGTTGTTCCTGCGTCCTGATTCAATATCGCTTCAATGGTTACCTGGGTAGTATCGTCAAACATGGCAATGGCCGCGGCTGCGGCAGGGGAAAGGTTTATGATCCGGGAATTTGACTGGCCTATACGCTCAGTAATTGTTACCGTGGCCTCGGCGCCCGTCTCCAGATTGGTTACCTTAACTTCCTGGCCTATAGGCAGGATGGCGTGACCTGCAACGAGTTCATCCGATTCCAGATCCTGGGTTGCCGCACCGGTTTGAACATAATTCAATGGTTTGGCCTGGGCTGCGCAAATCGCAGTAAGCATTACACTGAACAACAGTACGGTAAGCACACGTTTAATCATCATTATTCCCCTTTCATCGGGTTTTCCCACAGCGGCGCCACAGGCCGGCCCCGGTAATTTGGTCTAGTATTACCTAGTATTACCTATACTAAGGGAAAAACCAAGGTCGTAATCTGAATTTCGGCATTTTTAGTCTTGGATATTACCTAAAAAAATACCAGCCAAGGAGAAATTGCTTTGCTGTATGGGGTGCTACAGGATTTGACGGCGGCGGGAATTTACATAGCGAGAAAAATCATTGATGTTTTTGACCACAATACGGTCACTGAGGAGTTCCATCCGGCGCTGGGTGACAAAATGGTTGATGATTTCCCGGGCTTCGTTGACGCTCATGGCTGCCCAGTGGGCTATATCATCTACGGTGGTGCGGAATTCACGGCGGTCGATGGTCTTGTCATTGTCGGCCTGCTGTTCGTCCAGCATCAGAAAGACGTCCGCAATACGGGCCTGGGGTTCCTCCAGGGTGAGAATCATGAATTTGCGCTTTGAATCGTACAGGCGTCTTGCAAAGGTTCGCAGGAGTTTCAGGGCTATCTGGGGATTTCCGGATATGAGAATTTCAAAATTTTTCCGGTTGAATTCCAGAACCTGCACCTTGTCCAAGGCTATGGCAGTGGCGGACCGGGGGGAATTTTCCAGGATCGCCATTTCGCCGAAGGTTTCCGGGGGCTGGAGTATGTCTAGGGTTTTTTCCACATCCCCGAGAACCTTGACCAGTTCTACCCGGCCTTCCTGGATGAGGTAAAAGGTATCCCCGGGTTCGAATTCGGAGAAGATCATCTCCCCGGGCTTGAAGGTCCGGGTAAAACGGGCAAAGACGGAAAGATCCGCCTCGGGAAGCAGGGCCATGCTAGGCACCTCCCAGACTGGACAGGGCTTTCTTTGCTTTCTGATGGACCGGCTCTTCCTGGTCGGGGATCATCGAAAGGATCTTTTTATAAAATACTATCGCCATATCCTTCATGCCCCGGTTTTCATGGGACTGGCCTATGAAGTACAGGGCATCCCCCAGGTTTGGGTGCTTGGGATAGCTGGTGATCATGATCGTAAAGTGCTGGATGCACTCATCAAATTTATTCATCATAAACAGACAGCGGCCGATTTCGTAAGTACTTTTTGCCATGTACTCCAGGTCCTCTTTGGCGTCCACGATCTGATTCAGGGCAACGAAAGCCTGCTGGAATTTTCCCTGGGAGATAAAACTGACTGCGTCATAATAGGCTTTGGCAGTGGCGGAACTGTTTTCCCCCGCAACGGCCTGGCCTATGGATGATTTTCGCCTGATCGGTGGCGGGGGCGGCATAGCCTCTTGCCCGGAATTTTCGGTGACCTGCATATTTTGCGCCGCCTTAGCGGCATTCTTCCCCGAGGGGTAGTAGGTCAGATAGCGGCCGAAAATATACTTTGCCTGGGAAAAACGTTTGTTTTTCAGGTAGTATTCCCCCACATTGTAGAGACTCTGCTCGGGATTTTCAGGATTATACCCTTCTTTTTCCATAATATTGGCGATTTGCTGGTGGACGCGCCGCTGCTGATTGGAAAAAACCTTGAGCATCTTCATGATTATCCGGGTATTGGAACTGGCCAATTGTTCAAATTCGGAAACCACAAAGGCCATAACGGTAGTTTCCTGGTAGGCAATGGCATTCTCTTCCCGGGGATACTTGCCCAGGGCGGATTTAACCCCAAAAAATTCCCCTTTCTGTACGGAGTCTAATATGTTCTCCCCATTTTCAATATCCTGATAGGAGAGATTTACCTTGCCACTCTGGAGCAGGTATATCTTTTCCGAGTTGGTTTCCCCGGCAAAATAGATAACCGCGCCGTCTCTGTATTGCAGTGTTTTAGGCATACATCTCCAGAACCATCCTTACATATTCGTATTTTTATTTTATGTCGGTGGCCCCATACAGTCAACTGCTGGAATTCTGTTTAGCTAGGGATGCGCCTGGTACCTTTTACCCAATTATAGTATAGTTTACCCATAATTGGAGAACCATGATCGATCTGCATACCCATTCCAGGGCCTCCGACGGCTCTTTGACCCCTTCTCAGCTGATACAAGCCGCTAAAGAGCGGGGCATTTCCGCCCTTGCCTTGACGGATCACGATACCGTCGACGGCCTTGAAGAGGCCCGGGTGGAGGCGGTAAAGGCTGGGATACGGTTCATTCCGGGGATAGAGCTGGAGATACGGTATGAAAACGAAGCGGGGGCCAGCGCGGTTAGCGGGGAATTCCATCTTTTGGGCCTGGGGCTCCGGGAGATCGGGCCGGGTTTCCGGGAAACCCTGACAGATTTGGGCCGTAGGCGGGAAAACCGGAACTTACAGATCCTGGACCGCATGGTGGAGCAGGGGATCCAGGCGGAGTATAGCGAAGTCCAGGCGCTTTCCGGGGGCGGCTCTGTGGGGCGGCCCCATTTTGCGGACCTTTTGGTTAAACGGGGCATTGTGAAAAACCGGGAACAGGCTTTTGACCGGTTCCTGGGCAAGGGGCGGCCCCTGTATATCCCCAAGGAGGGGCTGGAATTTACCAGGGCCCTGAGCCTTGTCCGGGATGCCGGAGGTATCCCGGTGTTGGCCCACCCCATGTCCCTCTATATTGCCTGGGGTCGGCTCCCGGACTTTATCGCGGATCTGGCTGCCCAGGGGCTTGCGGGTATTGAGGCTTGGCACCCCACCACTAAAGTCCAGGCCTGCAAACGTCTGGAAGAACTGGGAAGATCCCTGGGGCTCTACATCACCGCGGGCAGCGATTTTCATGGGGAGTCCCGGCCGGACCGGAAACTGGGGATCACCGCCGGGGGCCTGAAAATCGACGATTTTTTTCTGGATTCTATTCCCCCCTTGCAGAATCTACCTGAAAACGCTATAATTCAAGAATAATTGTGATTGTTCCGAAACCCAATAGAGGGAGAACGCTGTGAAAAAATTTTTGTTTATCGCAACCCTGTTCCTTATCGTGGCAGGTATTATACCCCTGGCCGCTCAGAGTATGACCGGTGCAAACGAGGGCTTGTATTCGGTTACCATAAGCCTGGAAAAGATTTACCCCTACCGGAAGGGTTATGTGGTTAAATATCGGAAGGGTATGACCCAGACCGTGGACGCCTATCTGCCCATTGATTGGTTCCACGGAACCGGAGCCAAAGCGGATTTGATTCTCCTTGGTTCCGGGACCGATTGGCCCCATCTGACGGTTTTTTACAAGGATGGTGAATTCAGCCATGTTCGCCTCTATGTGCGTAAGGAACGGACCCATGAGACCTGGGGGGATGTACCCCTGAATGTCGATATTGACGATCGTTTTGAGAATGTTGAAGATATCAGGCTCGAATTCTAAATGCCCTTTGCTGAATTAGATCGAATACAGGAAGCCATCCGGGCAGAAAAGCTTGACCGGTGGCTTTTTTGGTGAAAACCCCGATACCCCAAGCCCTGCTTGAATTTATTCAGGAAAATTCTAAATTTCTCATAGCCGGCCACCGGGAGCCCGATGGTGACTGTGTGGGAAGCCAACTAGCCCTTGGTTCCGTCCTGGAACGGCTGGGCAAAGAAGTCATCCCCTGTTCCGCCGGACCTTTTAAGCGGGGGGAAATAAAAGGCTACGAACCACGGTTTAGCTCCGGCCCCACCGATGCGGAGCGTTCCGGCGCGGCGGTGATCATCCTGGATTGTAGTTCCCCGGAACGTACCGGGGACCTGGCCCCCTTTCTAAAGGGGCTCCCCACGGCGACCATCGATCATCACCGCACTGGGGAAACCCATGAATTCCTGAGCTACCTGGACCCCTCGGCGCCTTCTACCACCTTTCTGGTCCTGGAACTTATCGAAGCCCTGGGGCTGAGTCCCACTAAAGAGGAGGCGGAACTGCTTTTCTTTGGGCTTTGTACAGACACGGGCTTTTTTCGCCACGTGGACGACCAGGGTGCCGAAACCTTCCGCTGCGCCTCCCGGCTTATCGACGCCGGGGCCAATCCCAAGCGAGTATTCCAGGCCATGAACGGCGGCAAAACTCTGGATTCCCGGATACTCATGGGCACGATCCTTGCCCACGCGGAATCCTATTTTGGGGGCAAGCTTCTCTTTTGCACAGAAACCCTGGAGGATACCCAGCGTTACGGTCTGGAAGGCAGGGATTCTGACAGCCTCTACCAGCTTCTCCAGGCTGTGGAGGGGGTAGAAGCCATCGTCATCATACGCCAGGAAAGCCCCGACAATTGTACTGTGGGCTTCCGTTCCCGGGACGCCGTGGATGTGGCGGCCATAGCCGCAGGCTTTGGCGGCGGGGGACACAAAAATGCTGCAGGACTCAGCGTAGGCGGGGTCATAGAAGAACTGCGGCCGCAAATTCTCCAGGCCTTCCAAAAAGTTTTTAACCAGAACCCGTGATTCAAATCATTTTAGACATTTAAAAAAAGCTCTCCGCTCCGTTTACTCCCGATATACCGGAAGAGGAGTAAACAATCATGGACAGCACTGTTTTAACAAAACTACTGTACCGCTATTTTCGGGGGCAGATCAGCCGGAAGGATCTGGAAGGCCGCATTTTTCAGCACATCAAAGATAATTACCATCAGTTTCGTCCGTATAATTTCAACCAGGATGATTATATGGATTACCTCTGCTGGCTTTACCCGCGAATATCCCGGGCAATAGACCATTATCATGATCAGGGCGCCACTTTTGATGCCTACATAGGCGCCCTGGTTCATTGGAGTATCCGCGAATACCGCACCATAGAGACCGAACACCATATCGCGGAATACGCTTGCTGGAAAGCCAAGGCCCTGGATGAAGCGGCGGTCAACGAGGAGGAACCTGAGTACCTTGAAAGTGAACCGGCCTTTGATTCGGTTCCCAATCCCCGGCAGATGTTAGTATTACTGCTTAAATCCTACCAGTATATGTCACCGGATTTTCTGGAACGGGCTGCACCGGCACTGGGTGTTACTAAAGAAAAACTTTCTGAGTTGGTTGATCAGTTACGGATACTGCGCTTAAACCGGGAAGAGGAGATCCGTTCGCTTCAGGAACGGATTTACAGCCAGTTTTACCGGTGCATCATTTTTGAGAAAAAGCTCCTCTCCGCCGCCCCCCGTTCCAGCCGCTATGAACGGATGAAGCGCCGCCTCGGCCGGGCCCGTAAACGGCTGGACTCCATGCGCAGACGGCTTGCGGGCATGAAAACCGGGGCCAGCAACCGCCAGGTTGCAGAAATACTGAATTCCGCCAAGGGGACTGTGGACGCCCAACTCCACGCGGTAAAAGAGAAGTATGAGGATAAGGGCAAGGATGAAGGGAAGGACGAGGGGAAGGAAGGCCATGAATAAGTAAAAATCAGATCGGCCCCCCGAACTTACGTCGATTCGTCTTCGCCCAACAGGGCTTATACACTGGGCTGTTAAAGGTTACGATATCTACATGTTAAGTTACAGGCACGGGTTTCATGCGGGCAATGGTGCGGATGTCCTGAAGCACGGGGTTTTGATTTTTTGCCTGGAGTATCTCTGCCGGAAAGAGACGCCTTTCTTCGCCATTGATACCCATGCCGGGGCGGGGCTGTATGCACTGACCGAAGGGTTCGGGGCGCTGAACCGGGAATGGGAGCGGGGGGCGCAGCGGCTACTGGAAAGCCCCGGCTTGCCGCCTCTTCTAGCCCGGTATGCCGCCCTGGTAGCGGAATCCCTGGACGCCTGGGGGAACTATCCGGGTTCTCCGGCTATTATGCAAAGGCTGCTCAGGGATCAGGACAGGGCGGCTTGTTTTGAACTTCACCCGACAGATTTTGCCGGCCTGGAGCAAGCCCTGGGCACGGACAGCCGCTTCCGTCTGAGCCGGAGTGACGGCTTTGCCAGCCTGAAAGCCCTGCTCCCGCCCCCGTCCAGGCGGGCTTGTATCTTCATGGACCCTTCCTACGAACTTAAAACCGATTATACCCTGGTTCCCGCCTCCCTCGCCGAAGCCCTAGGGCGTTTCCCCACGGGGCTGTATATTATCTGGTACCCTTTATTGCGCAGTTCCCGGGAGCCCTCAGCCGGTGCGAGCCTGGCGGAAACCCTCATGGCTCTGTACCCCGGAAACCGCTGTGCCGTGGAAATCCGTACCGCTCCCCCTGAATTTCCGGCCCAGAATACCCCGTCGGGCAGCCCGGTACTGCGCCTGTACGGTCACGGTCTGGTTATCTTCAACCCCCCCTGGACCCTGCGCCCAGCCCTGGAAGAAAGCCTTCCGGTACTGGCCTCGCTCTTGGGAGGAGAAGCGGGAAGCTGGCGCCTGCAGTGGGAAACCGAGCCCCCGACCCCGTAGCTAAGATTTCCTCTGAATTACTTATTTGACAATACCCTTCTATTTATATATATTTACTAGGGTATTCAAAAAAAATGAAAACCAGAGGGAATATATTGACTCTTTTACCGTTTTATAATAGACTGTTTCTATCTCTTGTATTTTCTAAAGGGGGTGTATAAAAAATGTACAAGCTTTTCGTATATTTCCCCGGCAATCCCAGCCGGCCCGCACCGTTCTTACCCCTAATCCATGGCAATCACGGGTGTATTCCCGTCTAGATAATATTTATAGGAGTAAGTAATGAAGAAAAGAATCTGGATTTTCAGCGCTCTTTTTGTGGCGCTCCTTTTGGTTTTCGCATCCTGTGATTCCGAAGAAACTGTAGTCGAGGAATATACCAGCCTAGGCACCCAAGACAGGGTCAAAAATGATGCATATCTCGACCTGGTCCCCGGGGTGTATATTCCGATAATCACCGGTTTTACGGCTGAAGATGGCGCTCCGATCATTGTCCAAACCATTACGGAAGCCATAGCGGAGATACCCGGTGTCCCCGGTACTCCCGGTACTCCCGGCAAAACTACCACTACTACTACCGGCGCTGGTAATGCGATAAAGGGCCTTGAAGACGCCTTCAACCAGTACGATAAGATCTGGTACACCGGTGGCGGCAGTGTTATCGTGCCCCCTGGGAAGACCTTGTATGTTTCCGGCAGAACCGTAAATTCTTTCTCCATAGCCTCGGGTCCCTTAAGCACCGGTAGGGTCGGCATCGGCATCGGCCCCGGCACCCTGGTTGTTTTGGATGGCGGTAGTGTGGCTCTGAGTGAGGATGGCGCTCTTGGCGGCGCTCTTGAAGTGAATTATGGTGGCGCCATAACTGGCAGCGCCAATATATACGGCTCCGGCTATCTCAATGTGCGGGGTTCTATTGAGTTGGACGGAAATATTGATATTGACGGCGATATATACGTTGGCCCGAAGAGTGGCTCCGACTATAATTTCCGTCACAATGGGCATATTCAAGTCGCTAATGTTGTCAGTGGGGGCAAAATAGAGGTGGATGGCGAAATCGGTATTACGATCCTCGGTGGTGTTGTTGCAACCCAGATTGAGGGAGTTAATGCGGAGTGGCAGATACTGGTCGGACCCAAGGGCCGCATATATACCGCCAGCCCTTTCAGCTCACTTAAAGTTATTGCGAACGGGAGCATAAAAGTTTCCGAAAAAGGCGAAGTTAACGGTGATGTCATTTCTAAGAACGGTAATGTTTTTGTAGATAAAGATGCTTCTGTTTATAATATCGAAGCCGAAGGTGAAATAGCTAACGTTTGGGTGTATGGCGAGGCAAATAATATTTTCGGCCATTATAATGTTACAATAGGCGAAGGCGGCAGAGCTAGTGTTATTAATACCTATTATGATTGGCCTATCTCTTCTCCCTACACTCATAGTTCAAACGCAGGTATAATCGAGGTAAAAGGATCTGTGATTTCTACTGGAACTGCTGTCGTGGCAGGTGGTGACTTTAACCTTGCAAAATTTGATTACGATTTTACCTCTCCCTCTTCCAATTGGCCTAACGGTTTTATTGCCGGAGAGGTAGTACTCAGCGGCCAATCCAGCAAAAACGATATATATGGTTTTATTGGTGGTTATGAAGAAGATGCGGATCTGCGCAAAGATGGAAGTGGGAATACGCTTCCAATAACTGGTGGGCTTACGTTAAATGGTGTTACCGCGACCATCTATTCGGACGCACTGGTTTCCGGCGCGATAGCGGTTAATACTGATTCTGATGATGATGGTATCATTCCATCAACCCTCAATATTGATGGAACGGTAAGCCTTTTCAAAGGACTACTTGGACCTGGTGTGACTGGTTATACTCCTGATCCTCAGAGTTTAACTGTTGCCCGTGGATCCCAGATTGTACTCGCCAGCTCCGCAGAAATTGATGCCTACGCTATTGTTGCCGGCTCTATTGGTGGTTCTATCTGGATTAACGGCGCTTCACTCTCCGTGGATGATATAGTTGAAGCTGTTCTTCACAACAGTGATGATGTGGTTTTGGCATCAAGTTCTGTGCATCCTACCGCTCCTATTGTTTACAACAAGGGTGTAAAAATATACACCACAATCCCTCTGGAGCCTAAAAACACGGGTGCTTTAACAATCTTAGCAGGAACCCCCTTTATACATACCAAAATTGCCGACACCGGTTTTACTTCTACCGCCATCACCGGTACGTTTACCGTAGCGGCTGACAATTTTGTTACGCTATTGCAGACTACCAATTTTGGCGGAGCCTTGGCTGTATATGGGACGCTTGATGCACGCACCAGCGGTTTCGTGTTAGACCGCACTACCGCTCAGAACATTACTGTCGGGCCTGATGGAAAGATAGCATTAGCTACATACACCATTGAAAACAGCACCAGCGACGATGCTGTTGTCGCGAAAGCCGGAGGGACCGTAAACTTCAAT from Treponema primitia ZAS-2 includes:
- a CDS encoding PHP domain-containing protein, producing the protein MIDLHTHSRASDGSLTPSQLIQAAKERGISALALTDHDTVDGLEEARVEAVKAGIRFIPGIELEIRYENEAGASAVSGEFHLLGLGLREIGPGFRETLTDLGRRRENRNLQILDRMVEQGIQAEYSEVQALSGGGSVGRPHFADLLVKRGIVKNREQAFDRFLGKGRPLYIPKEGLEFTRALSLVRDAGGIPVLAHPMSLYIAWGRLPDFIADLAAQGLAGIEAWHPTTKVQACKRLEELGRSLGLYITAGSDFHGESRPDRKLGITAGGLKIDDFFLDSIPPLQNLPENAIIQE
- a CDS encoding Crp/Fnr family transcriptional regulator produces the protein MALLPEADLSVFARFTRTFKPGEMIFSEFEPGDTFYLIQEGRVELVKVLGDVEKTLDILQPPETFGEMAILENSPRSATAIALDKVQVLEFNRKNFEILISGNPQIALKLLRTFARRLYDSKRKFMILTLEEPQARIADVFLMLDEQQADNDKTIDRREFRTTVDDIAHWAAMSVNEAREIINHFVTQRRMELLSDRIVVKNINDFSRYVNSRRRQIL
- a CDS encoding DHH family phosphoesterase, which translates into the protein MKTPIPQALLEFIQENSKFLIAGHREPDGDCVGSQLALGSVLERLGKEVIPCSAGPFKRGEIKGYEPRFSSGPTDAERSGAAVIILDCSSPERTGDLAPFLKGLPTATIDHHRTGETHEFLSYLDPSAPSTTFLVLELIEALGLSPTKEEAELLFFGLCTDTGFFRHVDDQGAETFRCASRLIDAGANPKRVFQAMNGGKTLDSRILMGTILAHAESYFGGKLLFCTETLEDTQRYGLEGRDSDSLYQLLQAVEGVEAIVIIRQESPDNCTVGFRSRDAVDVAAIAAGFGGGGHKNAAGLSVGGVIEELRPQILQAFQKVFNQNP
- a CDS encoding 23S rRNA (adenine(2030)-N(6))-methyltransferase RlmJ — protein: MLSYRHGFHAGNGADVLKHGVLIFCLEYLCRKETPFFAIDTHAGAGLYALTEGFGALNREWERGAQRLLESPGLPPLLARYAALVAESLDAWGNYPGSPAIMQRLLRDQDRAACFELHPTDFAGLEQALGTDSRFRLSRSDGFASLKALLPPPSRRACIFMDPSYELKTDYTLVPASLAEALGRFPTGLYIIWYPLLRSSREPSAGASLAETLMALYPGNRCAVEIRTAPPEFPAQNTPSGSPVLRLYGHGLVIFNPPWTLRPALEESLPVLASLLGGEAGSWRLQWETEPPTP
- a CDS encoding cyclic nucleotide-binding domain-containing protein, translated to MPKTLQYRDGAVIYFAGETNSEKIYLLQSGKVNLSYQDIENGENILDSVQKGEFFGVKSALGKYPREENAIAYQETTVMAFVVSEFEQLASSNTRIIMKMLKVFSNQQRRVHQQIANIMEKEGYNPENPEQSLYNVGEYYLKNKRFSQAKYIFGRYLTYYPSGKNAAKAAQNMQVTENSGQEAMPPPPPIRRKSSIGQAVAGENSSATAKAYYDAVSFISQGKFQQAFVALNQIVDAKEDLEYMAKSTYEIGRCLFMMNKFDECIQHFTIMITSYPKHPNLGDALYFIGQSHENRGMKDMAIVFYKKILSMIPDQEEPVHQKAKKALSSLGGA
- a CDS encoding SPOR domain-containing protein; the protein is MMIKRVLTVLLFSVMLTAICAAQAKPLNYVQTGAATQDLESDELVAGHAILPIGQEVKVTNLETGAEATVTITERIGQSNSRIINLSPAAAAAIAMFDDTTQVTIEAILNQDAGTTAAPVAATATAAVTPAATPAPGATVPAAPVAVAPTSATIPAPGVTTPAAPVAAVTPGPTDAPEPVAATSEPAASDTLPPPPVASVPIPAAASPAPSGITPTSEIEPIVPPWEQEPFIPRPIPTDPLLPELAAPWISGIERPRVNGPAQVPAPPAYAPAPTLAPPPPRQGPAVKVIPHMPGARDNTVYRVQVGSFKARINAQEVFDRLLNAGFSPVFEQQGTMTRVLIPWIRGFEMQGVGERLYNAGFREVWLREEY